The following are from one region of the Rosistilla carotiformis genome:
- a CDS encoding phosphatidylserine decarboxylase, which produces MDEIVYFDRYRKETEVEKVYGDKALRWTYGTRSGRLSLHLAVKRAMFSRWYGWRMDRPGTRRKIAPFIEEFELDASEFVREVDDFANFNEFFFRELKPGARPIDPDPSSVVFPADGRHLCVPDLSQCDGLFVKGEMFDLATLLGDRDLADQYATGSLLLSRLCPVDYHRFHFPAAGVPGPARLINGPLYSVNPIALCQNIHILATNKRCLTVLETATFGRVLLMEIGATCVGSICQTFASGAAVAKGDEKGYFRFGGSSTIMIFPPGRILFDQDLVENSLRHRELYARVGDRMGVAV; this is translated from the coding sequence ATGGATGAGATCGTTTATTTTGACCGCTACCGGAAGGAAACGGAGGTGGAGAAGGTTTACGGTGACAAGGCGTTGCGATGGACTTACGGGACCCGATCCGGAAGGCTCTCGCTGCATCTTGCCGTGAAGCGGGCGATGTTTTCACGTTGGTATGGATGGAGGATGGATCGCCCCGGCACGCGGCGGAAAATCGCTCCTTTCATTGAAGAGTTTGAGCTGGATGCGTCGGAGTTCGTTCGTGAAGTCGACGACTTTGCCAACTTCAATGAGTTCTTTTTTCGTGAGTTGAAGCCCGGCGCCCGCCCGATCGATCCCGATCCTTCAAGCGTCGTTTTTCCTGCCGATGGCCGGCATCTGTGTGTGCCGGATCTATCGCAGTGCGATGGCCTGTTCGTTAAAGGTGAGATGTTCGATTTGGCCACGCTTTTGGGCGATCGCGATCTGGCGGATCAATACGCGACAGGGAGTCTCTTGTTATCGCGATTGTGCCCCGTCGACTACCATCGCTTTCACTTTCCCGCCGCCGGAGTGCCAGGTCCCGCGCGCCTGATCAATGGCCCGTTGTATTCCGTCAATCCGATCGCGCTTTGCCAAAATATTCACATCCTGGCAACGAACAAGCGTTGCTTGACGGTGTTGGAAACCGCGACGTTTGGTCGAGTCCTGTTAATGGAAATCGGAGCGACCTGCGTGGGGAGTATCTGTCAGACATTCGCGTCGGGAGCGGCTGTCGCGAAGGGAGACGAGAAAGGTTATTTTCGTTTTGGCGGCTCGTCGACGATCATGATCTTTCCGCCCGGTCGCATCCTGTTCGATCAAGATCTCGTGGAAAACTCGCTGCGGCATCGCGAACTATATGCCCGCGTCGGCGATCGGATGGGAGTCGCCGTTTGA
- a CDS encoding CNNM domain-containing protein yields MLLLILMSAFFSGSEAALFSLQPLDRRRLKSNKRDGPRIEHLLMDPERLLSAVLFWNLIINMAYFGIVSIAGKRLESIGEARFAIGFTLFSLLLIIFFSEMLPKSVAVKNPTKIAVWVARPLSLSIRIVSPALPLLKFANRVAQRIIWPAFQPERELEIEDIDRAIRLSAPDDAFADRERLLLRRLVSLADVRVDEWMRPRSEYQIHQFPLSSEALQTAVEEGGYLFIGDGSEDEISGAIAVRWLRPSQMDDLPGAMEAPLIVPWSTNVANVFDELCREDRDIAAVVNEYGEIIGVISIDDVLESMVMQPDHSVNTDDGAADSVVEIAFPLRIEGSMSARELANRLQVEPPTGRNVTVAGLIQTITRRFPRLGDVCEWNGHSLLVVAELDKGKVEIEVTQVSKGEPNS; encoded by the coding sequence ATGCTGTTGCTGATCCTGATGTCTGCTTTTTTCAGTGGAAGCGAAGCGGCGTTGTTTTCATTGCAACCCTTGGACCGTCGTCGTTTGAAGTCGAACAAGCGCGATGGGCCGCGGATCGAGCATCTGTTGATGGATCCCGAGCGGCTGTTATCGGCGGTACTGTTCTGGAATCTAATCATCAACATGGCCTATTTCGGGATCGTTTCGATTGCCGGAAAGAGGCTCGAATCGATTGGCGAAGCACGGTTTGCGATTGGGTTTACGCTGTTCAGTTTGCTGCTGATCATTTTTTTCAGCGAGATGTTGCCCAAGAGCGTCGCGGTTAAGAATCCCACCAAGATTGCCGTGTGGGTTGCGCGTCCGTTAAGTCTTTCGATTCGAATTGTCAGCCCCGCCCTCCCGTTGCTGAAGTTCGCCAATCGGGTGGCGCAACGCATCATTTGGCCTGCGTTTCAGCCCGAACGCGAGTTGGAGATTGAAGATATCGATCGCGCGATTCGCTTGAGTGCTCCCGATGATGCGTTTGCCGATCGGGAAAGGCTGCTGTTGCGTCGGTTGGTTTCGTTAGCTGATGTTCGTGTCGATGAATGGATGCGGCCGCGCAGCGAGTATCAAATCCATCAGTTCCCGCTCTCCAGTGAAGCTTTACAAACAGCGGTCGAAGAGGGCGGTTATCTGTTTATCGGGGATGGTAGCGAGGATGAGATCAGCGGTGCGATCGCGGTCCGCTGGCTGCGGCCGAGTCAGATGGATGATTTGCCCGGAGCGATGGAAGCGCCATTGATCGTGCCTTGGTCGACCAACGTTGCCAATGTCTTTGATGAATTGTGTCGCGAGGATCGGGACATTGCCGCGGTGGTCAACGAATACGGCGAAATCATCGGCGTGATCTCGATCGACGACGTTTTGGAATCGATGGTCATGCAGCCCGATCACTCCGTCAACACGGACGATGGGGCGGCCGACAGCGTCGTTGAAATCGCTTTTCCGCTGAGAATCGAAGGTTCGATGAGTGCTCGTGAATTGGCCAACCGTTTGCAGGTCGAACCGCCAACCGGCAGAAACGTCACCGTCGCTGGTTTGATCCAGACGATCACTCGCCGCTTTCCGCGTTTGGGGGATGTCTGCGAGTGGAATGGCCATTCGTTGTTGGTCGTGGCGGAGTTGGATAAAGGGAAAGTGGAAATCGAAGTCACGCAAGTGAGTAAGGGGGAGCCAAACTCTTGA
- a CDS encoding CNNM domain-containing protein, protein MIAFLLLFAFGISLSAFFSGSETGLYRVPRVRLVLDAMSGRLISRGLLWLANHPTVFVATVLVGNNIANYLTSFSVVMAISLVISNNQSAAELLGTVMVTPVVFVFGELLPKYLFFNAPHRMLGFSGPLLVLATILFLPITGLLVLVNNLLSAFSGPTPFQSRLSMARGELQQMLRHGHTIGLLKPSQQRTAQNMWQVGERPAKAFAVPPDRLARIPGTATPEEAITAARRQGHPLILVEHPKTRRTTGYVRYADLASAEQPLVSRIRPVVRVKQDANNLQVLFELYDKQSDIAELIDGSGKVVALVTLRQLQEPLLRH, encoded by the coding sequence TTGATTGCCTTCCTTTTGTTATTTGCGTTTGGAATCAGTCTGAGCGCCTTTTTCAGCGGCAGCGAAACGGGCTTGTATCGGGTCCCTCGGGTTCGATTGGTCCTCGATGCGATGTCCGGACGGCTCATTTCCAGAGGCTTGTTGTGGTTGGCGAACCATCCGACCGTGTTTGTCGCAACGGTGCTGGTCGGCAATAACATCGCCAACTACTTGACGAGTTTTTCTGTTGTGATGGCGATTTCGCTAGTGATCAGCAATAATCAATCGGCTGCCGAATTGTTGGGGACGGTGATGGTGACCCCCGTTGTTTTTGTGTTTGGGGAGTTGTTGCCGAAGTATCTGTTCTTTAATGCGCCGCATCGTATGTTGGGCTTCAGCGGTCCCCTGTTGGTGCTGGCGACGATTCTGTTTCTGCCGATCACCGGTTTGTTGGTGTTGGTCAATAATTTGTTGAGCGCGTTCAGTGGGCCCACGCCTTTTCAGTCGCGATTGAGCATGGCACGCGGCGAGCTGCAGCAGATGTTGCGGCATGGGCATACGATTGGTTTGCTGAAGCCTAGTCAACAACGGACGGCTCAAAATATGTGGCAGGTTGGCGAACGGCCCGCCAAAGCCTTTGCCGTTCCTCCCGATCGGTTGGCGCGGATTCCCGGCACCGCCACGCCCGAGGAAGCGATCACCGCGGCGCGTCGCCAAGGGCATCCATTGATCCTTGTTGAACACCCCAAGACGCGTCGAACGACCGGGTACGTTCGGTATGCCGATCTCGCCTCAGCCGAACAACCTTTGGTCAGCCGGATCCGGCCGGTGGTTCGTGTGAAGCAGGATGCCAACAATCTGCAGGTTCTGTTTGAGCTTTACGACAAGCAATCGGACATCGCCGAATTGATCGATGGGTCGGGCAAAGTGGTCGCCCTGGTCACGCTCCGCCAGCTCCAAGAGCCCTTGCTGAGGCACTGA
- a CDS encoding methyl-accepting chemotaxis protein: MLLGLGAVFLWIFNSRVKSTAHNEMLSQASRIVDTAESVRLGMEDKWKSGVFSQEMLAEFAGKGETEKVLATVPIVTAWTAVMRRANEGGYEFKTPKFDPRNPVNEPDAVESEALKLFAAEPDRKSYSVVDKEKNAVRYFRPIRLTSECMLCHGDPKTSKELWNNDDGLDPTGYHMENLAVGDLHGAYEVTQSLDASNAAAKAAVFNGALVIAGALAVSCVILAWLLNFSLIKPLLKCSEAFARLVSGDLRTKLDVTSEDEVGRLQAGVNALTDRMRGMILKMQHTSQELNQVSGGLSETAVRVEGAASNTSLRSNTVAAAAEQMNVAMQSMGQSLQQVGTSVQNVTTATSRISANAESVAKNSSEAVEITKQASALAADGGERIRELGIATAGVGKIVDLIEDIAGQTNLLALNATIESSRAGEAGRGFAVVATEVQQLARRTSDATTGIRDEIEAIQRIADRVVASIKSIEEVSQLVTNKAGEISMSAAEQEQAIQTVVGQLSEIANNTQAVSVGVEQSVSAAQEVAAKIAEVSTIASETSREVNATKQAGGEIQRVGGEFNQLLTEFAV, translated from the coding sequence ATGTTACTAGGACTCGGGGCGGTCTTTTTGTGGATCTTTAATTCCCGCGTCAAGTCGACCGCACACAACGAGATGCTGAGCCAAGCGAGTCGTATCGTCGACACGGCGGAATCGGTCCGCTTGGGAATGGAAGACAAATGGAAGTCAGGGGTTTTCTCCCAGGAGATGCTTGCAGAGTTTGCTGGAAAAGGAGAAACCGAAAAGGTGCTCGCCACCGTTCCGATCGTCACCGCCTGGACCGCAGTGATGCGACGCGCGAACGAAGGGGGCTATGAATTCAAGACTCCCAAGTTCGATCCGCGAAACCCCGTCAACGAACCCGATGCCGTCGAAAGCGAAGCCCTGAAGCTGTTTGCGGCGGAGCCCGACCGAAAATCGTATTCGGTCGTCGATAAAGAGAAAAATGCGGTCCGCTACTTTCGCCCGATCCGCCTGACCAGCGAATGCATGCTCTGCCACGGCGATCCCAAAACGAGTAAAGAGCTGTGGAACAACGACGACGGGCTCGACCCGACCGGTTACCACATGGAGAATCTCGCCGTCGGCGATCTCCACGGCGCCTACGAAGTAACCCAGTCGCTGGACGCCTCCAACGCCGCCGCCAAAGCCGCCGTCTTTAACGGCGCGTTGGTCATCGCGGGCGCGTTGGCAGTCAGCTGCGTGATCCTTGCGTGGCTGTTGAACTTCTCGCTGATCAAGCCGCTGCTGAAATGCAGCGAGGCCTTTGCGCGCCTGGTTTCGGGCGACCTGCGAACCAAGCTCGACGTGACCAGCGAAGACGAAGTCGGCCGCTTGCAAGCGGGAGTCAATGCACTGACCGATCGAATGCGCGGCATGATCCTCAAAATGCAGCACACATCCCAAGAACTGAACCAGGTTTCCGGTGGACTCAGCGAAACCGCGGTCCGCGTCGAAGGAGCCGCTTCGAACACCAGTTTACGCAGCAACACCGTCGCGGCTGCCGCCGAACAGATGAACGTCGCGATGCAAAGCATGGGACAGTCATTGCAACAGGTCGGCACCAGCGTACAAAACGTGACCACAGCCACATCGCGAATCAGCGCCAACGCCGAAAGCGTTGCCAAAAATTCGAGCGAAGCGGTGGAGATCACGAAACAGGCTTCCGCGCTTGCTGCCGATGGTGGCGAACGGATTCGCGAACTGGGCATCGCCACCGCGGGCGTTGGCAAGATCGTCGACCTGATCGAAGATATCGCTGGCCAGACGAACCTGCTGGCTCTCAACGCGACGATCGAATCGAGCCGAGCTGGAGAAGCGGGGCGTGGATTTGCTGTCGTCGCGACCGAGGTCCAACAACTGGCTCGCCGCACCTCCGATGCCACGACCGGCATCCGCGACGAGATCGAAGCGATCCAACGGATCGCCGATCGCGTCGTTGCATCGATCAAATCGATCGAAGAAGTATCGCAATTGGTCACCAACAAAGCGGGTGAGATCTCGATGTCGGCGGCCGAACAGGAGCAGGCAATCCAAACGGTTGTGGGCCAATTGAGCGAAATCGCTAACAATACCCAAGCCGTTTCCGTTGGCGTGGAACAAAGCGTTTCGGCGGCACAAGAAGTCGCTGCGAAGATCGCCGAAGTGAGCACGATCGCGTCGGAAACGAGCCGTGAGGTGAACGCGACCAAACAAGCTGGCGGAGAAATCCAACGCGTTGGCGGCGAGTTCAATCAACTGCTGACCGAATTCGCGGTCTAA